A window of Mucilaginibacter paludis DSM 18603 contains these coding sequences:
- a CDS encoding Crp/Fnr family transcriptional regulator, which yields MDPLDRLRSTIGNISGMSQQDFDLSKAYWHPKAYKKGEFYNEYRNVCKYLGFILTGVFRIYRFDERSGTERNMLFFTNDQFMSPYKSFFSQMSCDYYTEAMTAADILYIHYDHLQHLYKTSPAWERFGRIFAESALHSVMSNTEGMLFKSAEERYQELVSIHPDIFDAVPLYHIASYLGIEGPSLSRIRKRLKQ from the coding sequence ATGGATCCGTTAGACAGATTAAGATCAACAATAGGCAATATATCGGGCATGAGCCAGCAAGATTTTGATCTTTCAAAAGCGTACTGGCATCCTAAAGCCTACAAAAAAGGAGAGTTTTATAATGAGTATCGTAATGTATGTAAATACCTGGGCTTTATATTGACCGGTGTTTTCAGGATCTATCGTTTTGATGAACGTTCGGGCACCGAGAGAAATATGTTGTTCTTCACCAACGATCAGTTTATGAGCCCCTATAAAAGTTTTTTCAGCCAGATGAGTTGCGATTATTATACCGAAGCCATGACGGCGGCAGATATTTTATATATCCATTACGATCATCTGCAGCACCTATATAAAACATCACCGGCCTGGGAAAGGTTCGGGCGTATTTTTGCCGAGTCGGCCTTGCATTCCGTGATGTCAAACACTGAAGGTATGCTGTTTAAAAGCGCTGAAGAACGTTACCAGGAATTAGTCAGCATTCATCCCGATATCTTTGATGCAGTACCCTTGTATCATATCGCATCCTATTTAGGCATCGAAGGACCTTCCTTAAGCCGTATCAGAAAACGCCTGAAACAATAG
- a CDS encoding DEAD/DEAH box helicase, translated as MILLSPQKLSADGMVLASFEVVKSPKSIDYKVTEFNNVELRRRFATQPKAIKDILQVFTKTGIAALKSQLMATYAATQTGKSFEHYFEPTFLREIHQALNILRPFLEETKCYHKIKNASGGIKTSPCTFQNIRPGIQFEVIRKSGRLSMNAAVTLGSHAFALGEINRSHFLLEKDDRYYLLAYKDYQTLEWLNSKLVTDAGKDEVAFRKTVLSKLEENYKINRAILGGNTISSKPESQVMVNELNDTFLMLTPQWLYEGFLLEGGFKDSSEVFKNGESYTIKRDQVAEDELRQFLRGLHPSFEKQNNGYFFLPFAEAGKKNWFLKAYRSMLDMNIAVTGMDLLKHFRFSGHRPVTTMEINNGENEHEICLLMRVSFGDEAIPLLTLQRILLSGQHIILLADDSLGVLDENWLQQYGDVLRLGRIKDNEIRIERWMAVTEQHNTDQTALLKPALSDDWWNLWDRWLADEQPVFELPATIQVEQLRPYQQKGFEWLVLLSRLRAGACLADDMGLGKTLQTICFLAHQLEQYPGMKHLVAGPASLIYNWQQEFKKFAPGLRIHVYYGSARNAGDLQAGAYDVVITSLGTLRVDIDELEKLSFCVAVVDESHQIKNPYALTTKAVNRISAVTRIALSGTPIMNNTVDLYSQLNFVVPGMFGSHEFFKHNFAEPIDRDQDPVKIKSLQKLTAPFILRRTKEQVAPDLPEKTELILWCDMGAQQRDHYDQVREQIRSSIFLEIEQEGFDKSKLTIIQGITRLRQVCNSPLLLQHEGFWCPDSVKTEVLVDELLNNLKGHKVLVFSQFTKMLDLLAKQLEELKLDFFHFDGQTPSKQRMEMVNSFQEEGNTTNIFLISLMAGNMGLNLTAADYVILFDPWWNTAVEQQAIDRTHRIGQTKKVFAYKMICRDTIEEKIINLQEKKKSLSDSLIGGEDSFVKNLTMTDLEYLLK; from the coding sequence ATGATTTTATTATCTCCGCAAAAATTATCGGCCGACGGGATGGTTCTGGCATCTTTTGAAGTAGTTAAATCGCCCAAATCAATCGATTACAAAGTCACCGAGTTTAACAACGTAGAACTTCGCCGTCGCTTTGCAACACAACCCAAGGCAATCAAAGATATTTTACAGGTTTTTACCAAAACGGGAATTGCCGCGCTAAAAAGCCAGCTTATGGCAACTTATGCCGCCACGCAAACAGGCAAATCGTTTGAACATTACTTTGAACCGACATTTTTAAGGGAAATTCATCAGGCACTAAACATACTTCGCCCGTTTCTGGAAGAAACCAAATGCTACCATAAAATTAAAAACGCATCCGGAGGTATCAAAACATCGCCCTGCACGTTTCAAAATATCCGGCCGGGTATCCAATTTGAAGTGATCAGGAAATCGGGCAGGTTAAGCATGAACGCAGCCGTAACCCTGGGTAGTCATGCTTTCGCCCTGGGCGAAATTAACCGTTCTCATTTTTTACTGGAAAAGGACGACAGGTATTACCTGTTAGCTTATAAAGATTATCAAACCCTGGAGTGGCTCAACAGCAAACTGGTAACCGACGCGGGCAAGGATGAAGTTGCTTTCAGAAAAACAGTACTATCCAAACTGGAAGAAAACTACAAGATCAACCGGGCTATTTTGGGGGGCAATACCATCAGCTCGAAACCCGAAAGCCAGGTTATGGTTAACGAGCTGAATGATACTTTTTTAATGCTCACGCCGCAGTGGCTTTACGAGGGCTTTTTATTAGAAGGCGGGTTTAAGGATAGTTCGGAGGTCTTTAAAAATGGTGAATCATATACCATCAAGCGGGATCAGGTGGCCGAAGATGAGCTTCGCCAATTTCTTCGCGGCCTTCACCCCAGCTTTGAAAAGCAGAACAATGGTTATTTTTTTCTGCCCTTTGCAGAAGCTGGCAAAAAAAATTGGTTTCTGAAAGCCTACCGCAGCATGCTGGATATGAACATTGCGGTTACGGGGATGGATCTGCTGAAGCATTTCCGTTTTTCGGGACATCGGCCCGTAACAACAATGGAAATCAACAACGGCGAAAACGAGCATGAGATCTGCCTGCTGATGCGGGTGAGTTTTGGCGACGAAGCCATCCCTTTGTTAACCTTGCAACGCATCCTGCTGTCGGGTCAGCATATCATTTTATTAGCCGACGATAGCCTGGGTGTACTGGATGAAAACTGGCTGCAACAATATGGAGACGTTTTGAGGCTCGGCAGGATAAAGGATAACGAAATACGGATTGAGCGTTGGATGGCCGTTACCGAGCAACATAACACAGACCAAACCGCCCTGCTTAAACCTGCCTTAAGTGACGATTGGTGGAACCTGTGGGACCGCTGGCTGGCGGATGAGCAGCCTGTTTTTGAGCTACCCGCCACTATACAGGTTGAACAACTGCGCCCCTATCAGCAAAAAGGGTTTGAATGGCTGGTACTCCTATCGCGCTTGCGTGCCGGTGCCTGCCTTGCTGATGATATGGGTTTGGGCAAAACCTTGCAAACCATTTGTTTTTTGGCGCATCAGTTAGAGCAGTATCCGGGAATGAAGCATTTGGTAGCCGGCCCTGCTTCGCTGATTTATAACTGGCAGCAAGAGTTTAAAAAGTTTGCGCCCGGCCTGCGCATCCATGTGTATTATGGAAGCGCACGCAATGCAGGTGATTTGCAAGCCGGGGCGTACGATGTTGTGATTACCAGCTTAGGCACGCTGCGTGTAGATATTGACGAGCTCGAAAAACTTTCGTTTTGCGTGGCCGTGGTTGACGAAAGCCACCAGATTAAAAACCCTTATGCCTTAACCACCAAGGCCGTTAACCGGATCAGTGCTGTAACCAGGATAGCCCTGAGCGGAACGCCCATCATGAATAATACGGTTGATTTATACAGTCAGCTCAATTTTGTGGTTCCCGGAATGTTTGGCAGCCACGAGTTTTTTAAACACAATTTTGCCGAGCCGATAGACCGCGACCAGGACCCGGTAAAAATTAAATCGCTGCAAAAGCTTACTGCTCCGTTTATATTGAGGCGCACTAAAGAGCAAGTAGCTCCGGATCTGCCCGAAAAAACGGAACTCATCCTCTGGTGCGACATGGGCGCACAACAACGCGACCATTACGACCAGGTGCGGGAACAGATCAGAAGTTCAATTTTCCTGGAAATTGAGCAGGAAGGTTTTGATAAAAGTAAATTAACCATTATACAGGGCATCACCCGGTTAAGGCAGGTATGCAACTCGCCCCTGTTGCTACAACACGAAGGTTTTTGGTGCCCCGACTCGGTTAAAACAGAGGTACTTGTAGATGAGCTGCTCAATAACCTGAAGGGGCATAAGGTGCTTGTATTTTCGCAGTTTACTAAGATGCTTGATTTGCTGGCCAAGCAACTGGAAGAACTAAAGCTGGACTTTTTCCATTTTGACGGGCAAACGCCATCCAAACAGCGGATGGAAATGGTAAACAGTTTCCAGGAGGAAGGCAACACCACCAATATTTTCCTGATCAGCCTGATGGCGGGTAATATGGGTTTGAACCTGACCGCTGCTGATTACGTGATTTTATTTGACCCCTGGTGGAACACAGCTGTAGAACAGCAAGCTATAGACAGAACACACCGCATTGGCCAAACCAAAAAGGTATTTGCCTATAAGATGATTTGCCGCGACACCATTGAAGAGAAAATCATCAACCTGCAGGAAAAGAAAAAATCGCTGTCGGATAGTTTAATTGGTGGCGAAGACAGCTTTGTGAAAAACCTGACGATGACTGACCTGGAATATTTGCTCAAGTAG
- a CDS encoding tetratricopeptide repeat protein encodes MSKNKKGKVVSLKPAQLSPENYIKNNARSLPIAECLISDDWEDTGICNIIIARKHKTGNFTVGLYLVDLYCLGLKGTLYEFNISDQEYQHFRSSIPNLEKCKYPLAHNIVYGSIAYAEDLGFKPHKDFAVAQFILEEDDEKIELIDIEFGFEGKPCYIFDEEDNPTETKRIINTLTRTVGEGNFAAINQDDLYDDDFDDDELDDDDFDTDEFANYVVEEEERAFKNYIKAFKKINKAYEEYIRTPEAKAMLKESKIGKGYKIGNSVSDDDKFDTQEQEDEYFKLLDLALEQGEYTKAIKGTLKAIKKFPGKPKFYNILQFAYVFKDQPEEANRAIEEMYTQYPDYLFAKIHYSNQLITNGELDQVLAVFHNKTDLDQVYPDQKVFNKSEVAGYYACMCRYFTETGDIDSADLYMNAILKKKDLITDFGQKVLRLAIDGVCKAKMKILEETVKAGGLQGKPQA; translated from the coding sequence ATGTCAAAAAATAAAAAAGGAAAGGTTGTATCCTTAAAACCGGCACAATTGAGCCCGGAAAATTACATTAAAAACAATGCCCGCTCGTTGCCCATTGCCGAATGCCTGATCAGCGACGATTGGGAGGATACCGGGATATGCAATATTATAATTGCGCGGAAGCATAAAACCGGCAACTTTACGGTTGGCCTTTATTTAGTTGACTTATATTGCCTGGGCTTAAAAGGTACCCTTTACGAATTTAATATTTCGGATCAAGAATATCAGCATTTCAGATCGAGCATCCCTAACCTGGAAAAGTGTAAATATCCCCTGGCGCATAACATTGTTTATGGGAGTATAGCTTATGCCGAAGATTTAGGTTTTAAACCCCATAAGGATTTTGCTGTTGCCCAATTTATACTTGAAGAGGATGACGAAAAGATAGAGCTGATTGACATAGAGTTTGGCTTTGAAGGTAAGCCCTGCTATATATTTGACGAGGAGGATAACCCCACCGAAACAAAACGCATTATTAACACCCTAACACGTACAGTTGGCGAAGGCAATTTCGCCGCGATTAACCAGGATGATTTGTATGACGATGATTTCGACGATGATGAACTTGATGATGACGACTTTGATACCGATGAATTTGCAAATTACGTTGTTGAGGAAGAAGAGAGAGCCTTTAAAAACTATATCAAGGCTTTCAAAAAAATAAATAAGGCTTACGAAGAATACATTCGTACGCCTGAAGCCAAAGCAATGCTCAAGGAATCAAAAATTGGCAAGGGTTACAAAATCGGCAATTCGGTATCTGATGATGATAAGTTTGATACCCAAGAGCAGGAAGATGAATACTTCAAACTACTTGACCTGGCTTTAGAACAAGGCGAGTATACCAAGGCAATAAAAGGAACATTAAAGGCGATAAAAAAGTTCCCCGGGAAGCCTAAGTTTTATAATATATTACAGTTTGCCTATGTTTTTAAAGACCAGCCCGAAGAAGCTAACCGGGCAATTGAGGAAATGTACACCCAATATCCGGATTATTTATTTGCCAAGATACATTACAGTAATCAGCTTATTACAAATGGCGAGTTAGATCAAGTATTAGCGGTATTTCACAACAAGACAGACCTTGATCAGGTTTATCCAGACCAGAAAGTATTCAATAAGAGCGAGGTAGCGGGCTATTACGCTTGCATGTGCCGGTATTTTACCGAAACCGGAGATATCGACTCGGCCGATTTATATATGAATGCCATCCTTAAGAAAAAGGATTTAATCACAGATTTCGGCCAAAAGGTATTGAGGCTGGCAATTGATGGGGTTTGCAAGGCGAAGATGAAGATCCTTGAGGAAACAGTAAAGGCCGGTGGTTTGCAAGGTAAGCCACAAGCCTAA
- a CDS encoding OsmC family protein: protein MKRTANAHWNGTLQAGQGEISTQSTVLNKTQYSFKTRFAEGIGTNPEELIAAAHAGCFTMAVGAALTQNGFTPGDLTTDAILDLDMAALSITGIHLELKATLIDGVNEDLFKTIAEGAKANCIISKALNVPITLNVTYA, encoded by the coding sequence ATGAAAAGAACAGCAAATGCACATTGGAACGGAACACTGCAAGCAGGCCAAGGCGAAATCAGTACTCAAAGTACCGTACTTAATAAAACACAATATTCGTTTAAAACCCGTTTTGCCGAAGGTATTGGCACCAACCCCGAAGAATTGATAGCCGCCGCGCATGCGGGCTGTTTCACTATGGCTGTTGGCGCCGCTTTAACCCAAAACGGCTTTACACCCGGCGATTTAACTACCGACGCTATTCTTGACCTGGATATGGCGGCCTTAAGCATTACAGGTATTCATTTAGAATTAAAAGCCACTTTAATTGATGGCGTAAACGAAGACTTGTTTAAAACCATAGCCGAGGGCGCTAAAGCTAATTGCATTATCTCTAAAGCTTTAAACGTACCCATTACCTTAAATGTAACTTACGCGTAA
- a CDS encoding aldo/keto reductase, with the protein MEDIVLPRVIFGTSGLGNLYVAQSDEAKCAIVEACMQHSQKPVVFDSAGKYGAGLALESLGKCLKQLGVAPEDVMISNKLGWLRTELKTPEPTFEPGVWRDLKFDAEQHISYDGIIACYEQGNQLLNGYKAELVSVHDPDEYIARGESDAEKDKLYQDVLDAYRALQHLKQQKEVKAIGIGSKDWRIIEKVAAEVDLDWVMIANSLTVHSHPAELLGFMEKLKAKGVAIINSAVFNGGFLIGADYYNYQPVSTESHPELYQWRDRFRQLCTSYNLKPAEVCAVFGLSGPGVVSIALNTTNKDRVAGNVAMASVEIPEEFWSAMKAEGLMDPLYSYL; encoded by the coding sequence ATGGAAGATATTGTATTGCCCAGGGTAATATTTGGTACCAGTGGCTTAGGTAATTTATATGTGGCGCAAAGCGATGAGGCCAAATGTGCTATAGTGGAAGCATGTATGCAACACTCGCAAAAACCGGTTGTGTTTGATTCGGCCGGAAAATATGGTGCGGGCCTGGCTTTGGAATCGCTCGGAAAATGCCTCAAGCAGTTAGGCGTAGCACCCGAGGATGTGATGATCAGCAATAAATTAGGCTGGTTACGCACCGAACTTAAAACACCTGAGCCAACTTTTGAGCCCGGCGTATGGCGCGATTTAAAATTTGATGCGGAGCAACACATCAGCTACGACGGAATTATTGCCTGCTATGAGCAAGGTAACCAGTTGCTGAACGGCTACAAGGCAGAGCTGGTATCGGTACATGACCCTGACGAATACATCGCCAGGGGCGAATCAGATGCAGAAAAGGATAAGCTTTACCAGGATGTATTGGATGCTTACCGTGCGCTCCAGCACCTTAAACAGCAAAAGGAGGTGAAAGCCATTGGCATAGGATCAAAGGATTGGAGGATCATCGAAAAAGTTGCGGCAGAGGTTGACCTGGATTGGGTGATGATTGCCAACAGCCTTACCGTGCACAGCCATCCGGCCGAACTGCTTGGCTTTATGGAGAAACTAAAAGCAAAAGGTGTTGCCATTATCAACTCGGCCGTGTTTAATGGAGGTTTTTTGATCGGGGCGGATTATTACAACTACCAACCGGTATCAACTGAAAGCCACCCCGAGCTTTATCAATGGAGAGACCGATTTAGGCAGTTATGTACCAGTTACAACCTAAAGCCGGCCGAGGTATGCGCCGTTTTTGGTTTAAGCGGGCCGGGTGTGGTGAGCATAGCGTTAAACACTACCAATAAAGACAGGGTAGCCGGTAATGTGGCTATGGCCAGCGTTGAGATACCGGAGGAATTCTGGTCGGCCATGAAGGCTGAAGGTTTGATGGATCCCCTGTACAGTTATTTATAG
- a CDS encoding leucine-rich repeat-containing protein kinase family protein yields the protein MQTLKQLQTGKLKGSASLKLAEGLTNFPEEIFELADTLEVLDLSRNKLSSLPADFGRLKKLRILFCSENLFTVLPEVLADCALLEMVGFKANRIEVVPAKSLNPHLRWLILTDNKVGALPAEIGNCHRMQKLMLAGNKLTELPEELSNCRNLALLRISANRLNQLPGWLLTMPKLSWLAFSGNPFSRNHAVESLDLISWSELEIKQLLGEGASGVISKATWCMPDETRHVAVKVFKGAVTSDGLPEDEMNTCITAGSHAGLVRVIGQIDGHPENKRGLVMELIPPGFFNLGLPPSLESCTRDVFVEGMKLRAQQVLKIAGTIASVAAQLHSRGIMHSDLYAHNTLIDDEGNTLFGDFGAACFYDQNDPELAPALERLEVSAYGCLLDDLLSLCDEATTHPDLIRLGELRDQCMVPGVLARPGFQYLKDELQAAL from the coding sequence ATGCAAACTTTAAAACAATTACAAACTGGAAAACTCAAAGGCTCTGCTTCATTGAAGCTCGCCGAAGGGCTTACTAACTTCCCCGAAGAAATATTTGAACTGGCAGACACACTCGAGGTGCTTGATCTTTCCCGCAATAAATTAAGTTCCTTGCCGGCGGATTTTGGCCGCTTAAAAAAACTCAGGATCTTATTCTGTTCCGAAAACTTATTCACCGTGCTGCCCGAAGTACTGGCCGATTGCGCCTTGTTGGAAATGGTTGGCTTTAAGGCGAACAGGATTGAAGTCGTACCTGCAAAATCGCTTAATCCTCATCTGCGCTGGCTCATCCTAACTGATAATAAGGTGGGGGCGCTACCTGCCGAAATAGGTAATTGCCATCGCATGCAAAAGCTGATGCTCGCCGGTAACAAATTGACGGAACTGCCTGAAGAATTGAGCAATTGCCGTAACCTGGCGCTTCTGCGTATTTCGGCCAATAGGTTAAATCAATTACCGGGGTGGCTGTTAACTATGCCGAAACTTTCGTGGCTGGCATTTTCAGGTAATCCGTTTAGCAGGAATCATGCGGTGGAATCTCTTGATCTGATTAGCTGGAGCGAGTTGGAGATTAAACAACTGCTTGGTGAAGGCGCTTCCGGTGTGATCTCTAAAGCTACCTGGTGCATGCCAGACGAAACCAGGCATGTGGCTGTTAAAGTTTTTAAAGGTGCTGTTACCAGCGATGGGCTTCCGGAAGATGAAATGAATACCTGCATCACCGCAGGTTCACATGCCGGATTGGTGAGGGTAATTGGCCAGATTGACGGGCATCCCGAAAATAAAAGGGGCCTGGTAATGGAACTGATCCCTCCGGGATTTTTCAACCTGGGCCTGCCGCCAAGTTTGGAAAGTTGCACCCGCGATGTATTTGTTGAGGGGATGAAGTTAAGAGCTCAGCAGGTACTTAAAATTGCAGGCACCATTGCCTCGGTTGCGGCGCAACTGCACAGCAGGGGTATTATGCATAGCGACTTGTATGCGCATAATACCCTGATTGATGATGAAGGGAATACCCTGTTCGGCGATTTTGGCGCAGCTTGTTTTTATGATCAGAACGATCCGGAACTGGCGCCCGCGTTGGAGCGGCTGGAAGTAAGCGCTTATGGTTGCCTGCTGGATGATCTGCTTTCGTTATGTGATGAGGCAACTACTCATCCTGATTTGATCAGGCTTGGCGAATTAAGAGACCAATGTATGGTCCCCGGGGTGTTAGCCCGCCCCGGCTTTCAATATTTAAAGGACGAATTGCAGGCCGCGCTCTGA